One window of the Thermofilum sp. genome contains the following:
- a CDS encoding AbrB/MazE/SpoVT family DNA-binding domain-containing protein, which produces MSETLKSKIVRIGRKNTLVIPKRIAEKLGIGEGDRMLLIVSRG; this is translated from the coding sequence ATGTCTGAAACGTTGAAGAGTAAGATTGTGCGTATAGGTCGGAAAAACACTCTGGTAATTCCTAAAAGGATCGCCGAGAAGCTTGGCATCGGTGAAGGGGACCGCATGCTCCTGATAGTTTCGCGGGGATAG
- a CDS encoding PIN domain-containing protein, producing the protein MEKEAMEAIKLFRKLDVHYLEVGFLEAMWKVLKIVPEEHLDVVALGLDAIRSTYTRLDIPSEAYVEAYRIYRRGHRDFIDALYYSTASIQKIPLLTIDVSFVELLEKHEYGVDGVVYTLRILKTS; encoded by the coding sequence GTGGAGAAAGAAGCTATGGAGGCTATAAAGCTGTTCAGAAAGCTTGACGTGCATTACTTGGAGGTAGGCTTTCTCGAAGCGATGTGGAAAGTTTTGAAAATTGTGCCTGAAGAGCATCTAGATGTCGTCGCGCTGGGCTTGGATGCTATTAGGAGCACCTATACGAGGCTAGATATCCCAAGCGAAGCCTATGTAGAGGCTTACAGGATCTACCGCAGAGGGCACAGGGACTTCATTGACGCCCTCTACTACTCGACGGCGAGCATTCAAAAGATCCCGCTACTAACTATAGATGTGAGCTTCGTGGAGCTCCTGGAAAAGCACGAGTACGGAGTAGATGGGGTTGTCTACACCCTGAGAATCTTGAAGACCTCTTAA